A single window of Streptococcus cristatus ATCC 51100 DNA harbors:
- a CDS encoding YhgE/Pip domain-containing protein, translated as MFKEWKAIFKKPKIIVVMLGLALIPALYNVIFLSSMWDPYGKLSDLPVAVVNQDQKASLYGQDLSIGSDMVQDMKKNAAMDFHFVDKDQAEKGLEKGDYYMVVTLPKDLSANAASILSNQPKQVTIHYQTSSGHSFIASKMSDSAMTSMKQSVSQKITNSYVTSLFASMDKLKGGLGTAADGTAKLAEGSQELANGSQKLSTNLESLAQSSLTFSDGATALSTGLVAYTNGVAQINAGLPTFTSKMTEYTDGVGQLSAGASQLTAQSQTLLNGTNQLTGNSQELVAGVERLNSGLAELQSSVNSSVTANQEKVAQLTAGLDQLNTAIQNATSGTSLPTETIAASLTTIATNAQSLASSAQSDRAAAVAALEGTAAYQKLSTDEQEELKAALAGGADSSGSAAATIVQEVQAIQTNLQGLQTASGQASQLSAAANQVLPGASAMISGLYGGLGQVNEALSSASTGSATLSQGITAYTGGLSQVAQGVATYTTGVDQLSQGAANLASHNDQVTSGIGQISSGLSQLHDKSSTLVAGMQTLSTGATQMADGSQQLATGGLTLSSGLGNLSIGAQTLNTGLTDAKGQLSELSVTEDNAAALAGPVELKKTDKDQVGKNGVGMAPYMISVALFVAAISTNVIFGTLPSGQVPASRKAWLKARLEVNGLISVLAGILVYGAVHLIGLEANYEWTTLALTVLASMAFMAVVTTLVTWDSKVGAFISLILLLLQLASSAGTYPLPLTAEIFQMLNPILPMSYAVSGLRETISMNGQIGGQLAFLTATLLLFMVLGTIAYRPDKKEII; from the coding sequence ATGTTCAAAGAATGGAAAGCGATCTTCAAAAAACCGAAGATTATTGTAGTCATGCTGGGGCTTGCCTTAATTCCAGCCTTGTATAATGTGATTTTTTTGAGCTCCATGTGGGATCCGTATGGCAAACTTTCTGATTTGCCAGTAGCGGTGGTCAATCAGGACCAGAAGGCGAGCCTGTATGGACAAGACCTGTCCATTGGGTCAGATATGGTTCAAGATATGAAGAAAAATGCAGCGATGGATTTTCATTTTGTGGATAAGGATCAGGCAGAGAAGGGATTGGAAAAGGGCGACTATTACATGGTGGTGACTCTTCCTAAGGATCTGTCAGCAAATGCGGCTAGTATTTTGAGCAATCAGCCTAAGCAAGTTACGATCCACTACCAAACATCCAGTGGTCATAGTTTTATCGCCAGCAAAATGAGCGATTCTGCCATGACTTCGATGAAGCAATCGGTCAGTCAGAAGATTACAAACAGCTATGTGACAAGCCTTTTTGCGAGTATGGATAAGCTAAAAGGTGGACTTGGAACAGCTGCAGATGGTACAGCTAAATTGGCCGAAGGCAGTCAGGAATTAGCAAACGGCAGCCAAAAGCTCTCTACTAACTTGGAAAGTCTAGCCCAGTCCAGCCTCACTTTCTCAGATGGAGCCACAGCGCTGTCAACTGGTCTGGTAGCATACACAAACGGAGTGGCTCAGATCAATGCCGGCTTGCCGACTTTTACTAGCAAGATGACGGAATATACAGATGGAGTTGGGCAGCTTTCAGCTGGTGCCAGTCAATTAACCGCTCAGTCACAAACATTACTGAATGGAACCAACCAACTGACGGGCAATTCACAGGAATTAGTTGCTGGTGTGGAGAGACTAAACAGCGGTTTAGCAGAACTGCAATCATCTGTTAATAGTAGTGTTACTGCTAATCAAGAAAAGGTTGCTCAGTTGACGGCGGGTCTAGATCAGCTCAATACAGCTATTCAGAATGCCACATCGGGAACGAGCTTGCCAACGGAAACAATTGCGGCTTCTCTCACGACGATTGCGACCAACGCCCAGTCTTTGGCAAGTAGTGCGCAAAGTGATCGGGCTGCAGCCGTGGCCGCTTTAGAAGGAACAGCTGCTTACCAAAAACTTTCTACCGATGAGCAAGAAGAACTAAAAGCAGCTCTAGCAGGTGGTGCTGATTCTAGCGGTAGTGCAGCGGCAACTATTGTACAGGAAGTCCAAGCTATCCAAACGAATCTGCAAGGTTTGCAAACGGCCAGTGGTCAGGCAAGTCAGCTGTCGGCAGCAGCCAACCAAGTCCTGCCAGGTGCTTCAGCTATGATTAGTGGTCTTTATGGTGGTCTGGGTCAGGTAAATGAAGCTTTATCCTCTGCCAGCACTGGTTCAGCGACCCTTTCTCAAGGCATTACGGCTTATACAGGTGGCCTTTCTCAAGTAGCTCAGGGAGTAGCCACTTATACTACAGGGGTTGATCAGCTTTCTCAAGGAGCGGCTAATTTAGCGAGTCATAATGACCAAGTGACTTCAGGAATCGGTCAAATCAGCTCAGGCCTTTCTCAATTACATGATAAATCATCGACTTTGGTCGCAGGGATGCAAACATTATCTACAGGTGCCACTCAAATGGCGGATGGTTCTCAGCAGTTAGCGACCGGTGGTCTCACTTTAAGTAGTGGGCTGGGAAATTTATCAATCGGCGCTCAGACTCTAAATACAGGGTTGACGGATGCCAAGGGTCAATTGTCCGAGCTTTCAGTGACAGAGGACAATGCGGCTGCCTTGGCTGGCCCTGTCGAGCTGAAAAAGACAGATAAAGATCAGGTTGGTAAAAATGGTGTTGGTATGGCTCCCTACATGATTTCTGTTGCTCTTTTTGTGGCGGCGATTTCGACCAATGTTATTTTTGGCACGCTCCCTTCTGGTCAAGTTCCAGCTTCTCGCAAAGCTTGGCTCAAGGCTCGTCTGGAGGTCAATGGTTTGATTTCTGTTTTGGCTGGCATCTTGGTTTATGGAGCGGTTCATTTGATTGGTCTTGAAGCCAACTACGAATGGACGACGCTGGCCTTGACTGTTTTAGCTAGCATGGCCTTTATGGCGGTTGTGACGACTCTGGTCACTTGGGATAGTAAGGTCGGGGCCTTTATCTCCTTGATCCTCTTGCTCCTGCAGTTGGCTTCTAGCGCTGGTACTTATCCGCTGCCCCTGACGGCGGAAATCTTCCAAATGCTCAATCCAATCTTGCCGATGAGCTATGCGGTGTCAGGACTGCGGGAAACGATCTCGATGAATGGTCAAATCGGTGGCCAACTAGCCTTCTTGACCGCGACTTTACTGCTTTTCATGGTTTTAGGCACAATAGCTTATCGCCCTGATAAGAAAGAAATTATTTAA
- a CDS encoding polyphosphate polymerase domain-containing protein has translation MAKKTFKDKFQRFETKYIISKETLADLLTEFESHLVEDEHAYSTIHNLYYDTPTYQMIRESLEKPYFKEKLRVRTYDENPKEDSQVFLEIKKKVRKIVYKRRISTDLVAAEAYLEGDHSKVEDCQIREEIDWLGQRYGGLQPMMYIYYNRYSMKGIEDPNVRITIDHDLTYRNYDLSLLHGHYGENLLPNHHVIMEVKVPGAYPLWLSEILDRHQVFPSSFSKYGVAYKKTTDYKGVVNHA, from the coding sequence ATGGCTAAAAAGACATTTAAAGATAAATTTCAACGATTTGAAACCAAATACATTATTTCCAAAGAAACTTTGGCCGATTTATTGACCGAGTTTGAAAGCCATCTGGTGGAGGATGAGCATGCTTACTCGACCATCCATAATCTTTACTACGACACCCCGACCTATCAAATGATTCGTGAGTCCTTGGAAAAGCCTTATTTTAAAGAAAAATTGCGCGTGCGGACTTACGATGAAAATCCGAAAGAAGACAGTCAAGTCTTTTTGGAAATCAAGAAAAAAGTGCGCAAGATTGTCTACAAACGCCGCATTTCGACAGATCTAGTCGCTGCAGAGGCTTACTTGGAGGGCGATCACAGTAAGGTTGAGGATTGTCAGATTCGTGAGGAAATCGACTGGCTGGGTCAGCGCTACGGTGGTCTGCAGCCCATGATGTATATCTACTACAATCGTTATTCTATGAAGGGGATTGAGGATCCCAATGTTCGGATTACCATTGACCATGATTTGACCTACCGCAACTATGATTTGAGCCTCTTGCATGGTCATTACGGGGAAAATCTTCTGCCGAATCATCATGTGATTATGGAAGTCAAGGTGCCAGGGGCCTATCCGCTCTGGCTGAGTGAGATTTTGGATCGCCATCAAGTTTTCCCAAGCTCTTTTTCCAAATACGGGGTTGCTTACAAGAAAACGACAGACTATAAAGGAGTTGTAAATCATGCTTAG
- a CDS encoding DUF4956 domain-containing protein, translated as MLSHLFYDIFTDTAVDPAMMMLAIGVSLLLGLVIAKVYQFKTVYSKSFVMSLALLPTLIAIVIFLVNGSLGAGVAVMGAFSLIRFRSAPGGAKELVSIFLVMTIGIAIGMGYLVFATVFTLIMSLAMLLLEVVNFGQMKHSMRQLTIVIPESLDYESIFDDIFNKAANHVELANVKTSDMGSLFKIKYIIQLNGRMTEKELIDALRTRNGNLEIAISRYITKENEL; from the coding sequence ATGCTTAGTCATTTATTTTATGATATTTTTACCGATACGGCTGTAGATCCGGCCATGATGATGCTGGCTATCGGAGTGTCTTTGCTTTTGGGCTTAGTCATTGCCAAGGTTTACCAGTTTAAGACAGTTTACAGCAAATCCTTTGTGATGAGTTTAGCGCTCTTGCCGACCTTGATTGCAATTGTGATTTTCTTGGTCAATGGAAGTTTGGGAGCAGGGGTTGCCGTCATGGGGGCCTTCAGCTTGATTCGTTTCCGTTCCGCACCGGGAGGAGCCAAGGAGCTGGTGTCCATTTTCCTGGTCATGACAATCGGGATTGCTATTGGAATGGGCTATCTGGTCTTTGCGACCGTCTTTACCCTCATCATGTCGCTTGCCATGCTGCTGCTTGAGGTGGTCAATTTTGGACAGATGAAGCATTCCATGCGCCAGCTGACTATCGTCATACCAGAAAGTCTGGATTATGAAAGCATTTTTGATGATATTTTCAACAAAGCTGCCAATCATGTTGAATTAGCCAATGTTAAAACCTCTGATATGGGAAGTTTGTTCAAGATTAAATACATCATTCAGCTGAATGGTCGAATGACTGAAAAAGAACTCATCGATGCCCTACGTACGCGCAATGGAAATCTAGAGATTGCCATCAGCCGCTATATCACGAAAGAAAATGAATTATAA
- a CDS encoding carbohydrate-binding domain-containing protein: protein MKTGKKKIFQKIKLMVPLALMSVTLGACSLTSQSSTSASASATTTQTATSTTKTDTSSYFTDRDQDASYDESTATKISLSGSTAKTSGDGASVSGSTVTITAAGTYVLSGSSENVQIVVKAGDQDKVQIVLDGATMTGTDAAIVVENADKTFITLAEGSKNSISDSANHTNTDYDAAIYSKDDLTFNGSGSLTIEGKYGNAVESNDDLRITGGTYTIKGYKNGLSANDAINIKEASLDITATEDAIHADNDEDTSLGNLYIQSGTITINAGDDGLHASNAAVIDGGTITVKSSVEALEGTNVTINGGTLDLYATDDGINAASTATGAEIFIKITGGDIKVEVGQGDTDALDSNGDIIMTGGNLAITSTVSAFDFDGKATYTGGTITVNGQTRTEITADGPGGGGAPGGQGGFGGH, encoded by the coding sequence ATGAAAACAGGCAAGAAAAAAATATTTCAGAAAATAAAACTAATGGTACCCCTAGCGCTAATGAGTGTCACCTTGGGGGCTTGTAGTTTGACCAGCCAGTCCAGCACTAGTGCGAGTGCTAGTGCCACGACCACTCAAACGGCTACCAGTACGACAAAGACAGACACATCCAGCTATTTCACGGATCGTGATCAGGATGCTTCTTATGATGAGTCGACAGCGACCAAGATTAGCTTGAGTGGCTCCACAGCCAAGACATCCGGTGACGGAGCGAGCGTTTCTGGGTCCACAGTGACCATTACGGCAGCTGGCACCTATGTCCTCTCTGGCAGCAGTGAAAATGTGCAGATTGTCGTCAAGGCTGGCGATCAAGACAAGGTACAAATCGTCTTGGATGGTGCGACCATGACAGGGACGGATGCAGCGATTGTGGTAGAAAATGCGGATAAAACCTTTATTACCCTAGCTGAAGGCAGCAAGAATAGCATTTCTGACTCAGCCAATCACACCAATACTGACTACGATGCGGCCATTTATAGTAAGGACGACTTGACTTTCAACGGCTCAGGCAGTCTGACCATCGAAGGAAAATATGGTAACGCAGTTGAGTCTAATGATGACCTGCGCATCACAGGCGGGACTTATACGATTAAAGGCTACAAGAATGGCTTGTCAGCCAATGATGCCATCAACATCAAGGAGGCTAGTCTGGATATTACCGCGACGGAGGATGCGATCCACGCAGATAATGATGAGGATACTTCGCTCGGAAATCTCTATATTCAGTCTGGTACCATTACGATTAATGCTGGCGATGACGGTCTTCATGCCAGCAATGCAGCAGTGATTGACGGTGGTACTATCACAGTCAAGTCCAGTGTCGAAGCTTTAGAGGGAACAAATGTCACGATTAATGGCGGTACACTTGACCTTTATGCGACGGATGATGGGATCAATGCAGCTAGTACAGCGACCGGGGCTGAGATTTTCATCAAGATTACTGGCGGTGATATCAAGGTTGAAGTCGGCCAAGGCGATACAGACGCCCTTGACTCCAACGGCGATATCATCATGACAGGCGGAAACCTGGCTATCACGTCCACTGTATCTGCCTTTGACTTTGATGGTAAGGCTACCTATACGGGCGGGACTATCACGGTTAATGGGCAAACCCGAACCGAAATCACAGCCGATGGCCCTGGTGGCGGTGGTGCCCCAGGCGGACAAGGTGGTTTTGGTGGACATTGA
- a CDS encoding S41 family peptidase, giving the protein MRKTAIFEDVVSIMTQDSATKKDIVGADPTGFRECISDDMSEKDFLYQVQTYLASFGVIGHVAFREKYAKPKGFVLRSTIQGLYVEQANADTNLQAGDQIVKLDGQHLEEFYRMHRAYFTSSTPERNYREWSELISKARQVTVLRAGAEQILSVEPSQNPIESRFEWKELEKGVIYLRLDDFRNEKAINKLYQEAQDTIKRAACLVIDVRQNTGGMDSLYFPLLHYALSEGQVYSDLGRTDEGMEILYTERNVDLRLKDFEAYVQQEGINQETKDLLEIIMQDLQANRGKGYVKFGGEDREMFPNVKGGSHPEKIFVLADVYCASSGDNFVQMMKCFPKVTVLGRPTLGILDYSNCCQVDYGDYSLNFPTSRALALDKGQGMTDKGIEPDILIPWTVEHLERDVDLERCLEMIHDF; this is encoded by the coding sequence ATGAGAAAAACGGCTATTTTTGAAGATGTTGTTTCGATTATGACCCAAGATTCGGCAACTAAAAAGGATATTGTCGGTGCGGATCCGACTGGTTTTCGCGAATGTATTTCAGACGATATGAGTGAAAAGGACTTTCTTTATCAGGTTCAGACTTATCTAGCTAGCTTCGGAGTTATTGGCCACGTAGCTTTTCGGGAGAAATATGCTAAGCCAAAAGGTTTTGTTCTACGTTCAACAATCCAAGGACTTTATGTTGAGCAGGCTAATGCAGATACGAATTTGCAGGCGGGCGATCAAATTGTGAAACTGGATGGACAGCATCTAGAAGAGTTTTATAGGATGCATCGAGCGTATTTTACCAGTTCAACGCCCGAGCGAAACTACCGTGAGTGGAGCGAGTTGATTTCAAAAGCTAGGCAAGTGACTGTTTTGCGAGCAGGAGCAGAGCAAATCCTTTCAGTTGAGCCTAGCCAGAATCCTATAGAAAGTCGATTTGAATGGAAAGAGTTAGAAAAGGGTGTTATTTATCTCCGTTTGGATGACTTTAGGAACGAGAAAGCCATCAACAAACTCTATCAGGAAGCACAAGATACTATCAAGAGGGCTGCTTGTCTGGTGATTGATGTCCGTCAAAATACTGGAGGGATGGACTCGCTGTATTTTCCCCTGCTCCACTATGCTCTTTCTGAGGGGCAAGTCTATTCTGACTTGGGTAGGACTGATGAAGGGATGGAAATTCTCTACACAGAGCGGAATGTTGACCTGCGTTTGAAAGATTTTGAAGCCTACGTGCAGCAGGAGGGGATTAATCAGGAGACGAAGGATTTGTTGGAGATAATCATGCAAGACCTGCAGGCCAATCGGGGCAAAGGCTATGTTAAATTTGGAGGCGAGGACAGGGAAATGTTTCCTAATGTGAAAGGAGGAAGCCATCCTGAGAAGATTTTTGTCTTGGCAGATGTCTACTGTGCTTCGTCGGGAGACAATTTTGTCCAGATGATGAAATGTTTTCCTAAGGTGACGGTTCTGGGGCGCCCGACTCTTGGAATACTAGATTATTCTAACTGCTGTCAGGTAGATTATGGTGACTATAGTTTGAACTTTCCAACTTCACGCGCTCTAGCACTTGATAAGGGACAGGGTATGACAGACAAGGGGATTGAACCAGACATCCTTATTCCTTGGACAGTTGAGCATCTGGAGCGGGATGTGGATTTGGAGCGCTGTTTAGAGATGATTCATGACTTTTAG
- a CDS encoding S66 family peptidase, whose product MKKLTPGMHIRVVSPSASIEHIGGFEANLAAKERLEKLGFTVSFSEHYLENDILGSASIESRVADIHAAFADESVDAILATIGGFNCNELLPYLDFELIARNPKIFCGYSDTTALLNAIYSKTGMKTYMGPSYSSFKMDALQDYQTESWLKAVSQTSYELTPSEKWGSNAWYLPDAPLTFHETVWKVYNHGKAQATAIGGNLSTFSLLRGTPYAPTDENYVLFVEEAEEDDYVEFDRNLAALLQAYPNPHALLIGRFPKECQMTEELLFYILDKHPILKQIPVLYDLDFAHTQPLFTITIGAQVTVDTETMSIRIDE is encoded by the coding sequence ATGAAAAAACTCACACCTGGTATGCACATTCGGGTCGTCAGCCCTTCGGCATCAATCGAACATATCGGAGGATTTGAGGCCAATCTAGCTGCCAAGGAGCGCTTGGAAAAGCTAGGATTTACCGTGTCTTTTTCGGAGCATTATCTGGAAAATGATATACTAGGCTCTGCCTCCATCGAAAGTCGGGTGGCAGACATTCATGCAGCCTTCGCAGATGAGTCAGTTGATGCTATTCTGGCCACCATCGGCGGTTTCAACTGTAATGAGCTTTTGCCCTATCTGGACTTTGAATTGATTGCTAGAAATCCTAAGATTTTCTGCGGCTACTCGGATACTACTGCCTTGCTCAACGCTATCTATAGCAAGACTGGCATGAAAACCTACATGGGACCGTCCTACTCCAGCTTTAAGATGGATGCCCTGCAGGACTATCAGACCGAGAGCTGGCTCAAGGCCGTCAGCCAGACTTCTTATGAATTGACTCCTAGTGAAAAATGGGGCAGTAATGCTTGGTATCTTCCAGATGCGCCACTGACTTTCCATGAGACAGTGTGGAAAGTCTACAACCATGGAAAAGCCCAAGCCACTGCTATCGGCGGCAATCTCTCTACCTTCTCACTTCTACGCGGGACACCCTATGCCCCAACAGATGAAAACTATGTCCTCTTTGTTGAAGAGGCAGAGGAAGATGATTATGTGGAGTTTGACCGCAATCTTGCCGCCCTCCTTCAGGCCTACCCTAACCCACATGCCCTTCTCATCGGCCGCTTTCCAAAAGAATGCCAGATGACAGAGGAGCTGCTCTTTTATATCTTGGACAAACATCCGATTCTCAAACAAATTCCCGTTCTTTATGACTTGGATTTTGCTCATACTCAGCCACTCTTTACCATCACCATCGGTGCTCAAGTGACTGTGGATACGGAGACGATGTCTATCAGAATTGATGAATAA
- a CDS encoding DUF4097 family beta strand repeat-containing protein encodes MFKVRKTVFSIAIVACLLGLGLILAGLASGGLQDLVRSSVSSTKMAKQEETYDNIHSLDLELNNRSVVIGESPDDKVHLTYYQGDGKTSEKVATKAKNGSLYIQEARSFININSGLRSLLGLIDGELERTQQITLSLPKGKNLEQVKTSLANGSLSINDLTIKKLKADLSNGSIELSHSQIKSGSIESANGSIELVQTSLTDTQISLSNGSITSDKLTLKGNINMSSSNGSIDLHLAEETYKAISLDLQTDLGDIELPKDIQTSYDREDFIGDRVIHTNEQAQAKLTARTSTGSIEISH; translated from the coding sequence ATGTTTAAAGTAAGAAAAACCGTGTTCAGCATTGCGATTGTTGCCTGTCTGCTGGGTCTAGGCCTCATACTGGCAGGGCTAGCAAGTGGTGGTCTGCAGGATCTAGTGAGAAGCTCCGTTTCCAGCACCAAGATGGCCAAGCAAGAAGAAACCTATGATAATATCCATTCCCTAGATCTGGAGCTCAACAATCGCTCGGTCGTAATTGGAGAATCGCCCGATGATAAGGTTCACTTGACCTATTATCAAGGAGACGGCAAGACATCTGAAAAAGTGGCTACTAAAGCTAAAAACGGAAGTTTATACATTCAGGAAGCAAGATCTTTTATCAACATTAACAGCGGTCTACGCTCTTTACTGGGCCTGATAGATGGAGAATTAGAAAGGACTCAACAAATCACTCTAAGCCTACCTAAGGGAAAGAACTTGGAGCAGGTCAAGACCAGTTTGGCTAACGGTAGCCTATCAATCAATGACCTGACAATCAAAAAATTAAAAGCCGATCTCAGCAATGGCTCTATCGAACTCAGTCATAGCCAAATTAAGAGCGGTAGCATTGAAAGTGCTAACGGTAGCATCGAGCTAGTCCAAACCAGCCTGACCGATACTCAAATCAGTCTCTCCAACGGTAGTATCACTAGTGATAAACTAACCCTCAAGGGCAATATCAACATGTCCAGCAGCAATGGCTCCATCGATCTCCATCTCGCCGAAGAGACCTACAAAGCCATCTCACTAGACTTGCAAACAGACCTAGGTGACATTGAACTGCCCAAGGATATACAGACCAGCTACGACCGAGAGGACTTCATAGGCGATCGGGTCATTCATACCAATGAACAGGCTCAAGCCAAGCTGACCGCCCGCACCAGCACCGGCAGCATTGAGATTAGTCATTAA
- a CDS encoding DUF1700 domain-containing protein: MTRTEYLAQLDNYLKKLPAKDYQEAMDYFTEYFDEVGPEGEAAAMAELGSPKEAAHEIIINLLDKKIEEDSQEASSVKNSKQIVQIAILSILAAPLAIPLLILALTLVFTFFLLISVFAFVMAVFTFAMLLLGASLIWDSLTLGMGTSIPAFALSLGMSLLALGMAGLFYLSIGPILRFIKLSFVKLAQALARKGDRHV, from the coding sequence ATGACAAGAACTGAATATCTAGCTCAACTAGATAACTATTTGAAAAAGTTGCCAGCAAAAGACTATCAAGAAGCCATGGACTACTTCACCGAGTACTTTGACGAGGTCGGTCCAGAGGGAGAGGCAGCAGCTATGGCTGAGCTGGGCAGTCCCAAAGAAGCCGCTCACGAGATTATCATCAATCTTCTGGACAAGAAAATAGAAGAAGATAGCCAAGAAGCTAGCTCCGTCAAAAATAGTAAGCAGATCGTCCAGATTGCTATTCTGTCCATTTTGGCAGCACCACTGGCAATCCCCCTCTTAATCTTGGCTTTGACCTTAGTCTTTACTTTCTTCCTCCTCATCAGTGTCTTTGCTTTTGTTATGGCCGTCTTTACCTTTGCTATGCTTCTCCTAGGGGCTAGTCTGATTTGGGACAGCCTGACTCTCGGTATGGGCACTTCGATTCCTGCTTTTGCTCTCAGTTTGGGGATGAGCCTCTTAGCCTTGGGGATGGCTGGACTCTTTTATCTCAGCATTGGTCCTATCCTTCGCTTTATCAAACTGAGTTTTGTCAAACTCGCCCAAGCCTTGGCACGGAAAGGAGACCGTCATGTTTAA
- a CDS encoding PadR family transcriptional regulator encodes MYFPTSSTLIEFLILAILDKEDSYGYEISQTIKLIADIKESTLYPILKKLEKSQYLETYSQEYQGRKRKYYSLTPTGQKQLVSLKNEWELYTSMIKGIIEGSVRHDKN; translated from the coding sequence ATGTATTTCCCTACATCTTCTACCCTGATAGAATTTCTGATTTTAGCGATTTTAGATAAAGAAGATTCCTACGGCTACGAGATTAGCCAAACCATCAAGCTCATTGCCGATATCAAGGAGTCCACGCTTTATCCTATCCTGAAAAAATTGGAAAAGAGTCAGTATTTAGAGACTTACTCTCAGGAATATCAAGGTCGAAAACGAAAATATTACTCTCTGACCCCAACAGGTCAGAAACAACTGGTCAGCCTCAAAAATGAATGGGAGCTTTATACCAGCATGATTAAGGGCATTATCGAAGGGAGTGTTCGCCATGACAAGAACTGA
- a CDS encoding teichoic acid D-Ala incorporation-associated protein DltX, producing MTKYKTIYKFVGQTLLYFVIFVALLYFFSYLGQGQGGFIYNEF from the coding sequence ATGACGAAATATAAGACGATTTATAAGTTTGTAGGGCAGACATTGCTATACTTTGTGATTTTCGTAGCCCTGCTTTATTTCTTTAGTTATCTTGGTCAAGGTCAAGGTGGCTTTATCTACAATGAATTTTAA